The following proteins come from a genomic window of Streptomyces liliiviolaceus:
- a CDS encoding lysophospholipid acyltransferase family protein has product MSRRRIGFWYRFSAVLVKPPLVVLIKRDWRGMENIPADGGFITAVNHNSHADPFAYGHFQYNTGRVPRFLAKSGLFKSGFVGAAMRGTGQIPVYRESSDALSAYRAAIDAVERGECVAFYPEATLTRDPDLWPMTGKTGAARVALQTRCPVIPVAQWGANHLLAPYAKKPDLFPRKTHHVLAGPPVDLSRFYDKEMTPDLLKEATEVIMAAITAQLELIRGEKAPATRYDPRLVRIEQRRRTREQDEQEAHDEHDELNARRGPAAQEKTAREADARDTTEAEHEKGHGK; this is encoded by the coding sequence GTGTCCCGCCGCAGAATCGGCTTCTGGTACCGCTTCTCAGCGGTCCTCGTCAAACCGCCCCTGGTGGTTCTGATCAAGCGGGACTGGCGTGGAATGGAGAACATTCCTGCCGATGGCGGATTTATCACCGCGGTCAACCATAATTCTCACGCCGATCCGTTCGCGTACGGGCACTTTCAGTACAACACCGGCCGCGTTCCGCGTTTCCTCGCCAAGAGCGGGCTTTTCAAGAGCGGATTCGTCGGAGCGGCCATGCGGGGCACCGGGCAGATCCCGGTCTATCGCGAGAGTTCCGACGCGCTCAGCGCCTACCGGGCCGCGATCGACGCCGTGGAGCGCGGGGAGTGCGTCGCCTTCTATCCCGAGGCCACCCTCACCCGTGACCCCGACCTGTGGCCGATGACCGGCAAGACGGGTGCCGCGCGGGTCGCGCTGCAGACCAGGTGCCCGGTGATCCCGGTGGCCCAGTGGGGCGCCAACCACCTGCTGGCCCCGTACGCGAAGAAGCCCGACCTCTTCCCGCGCAAGACGCACCACGTGCTCGCGGGCCCGCCCGTGGACCTCTCGCGGTTCTACGACAAGGAGATGACCCCCGACCTCCTGAAGGAGGCGACCGAGGTCATCATGGCCGCGATCACCGCGCAGCTGGAGCTGATCCGCGGCGAGAAGGCACCGGCCACGCGGTACGACCCGCGCCTGGTGCGGATCGAGCAGCGGCGCAGGACACGGGAACAGGACGAGCAGGAAGCGCACGACGAGCACGACGAGCTGAACGCGCGCCGGGGACCGGCCGCGCAGGAGAAGACCGCGCGGGAAGCAGACGCGCGGGACACGACCGAGGCAGAGCACGAAAAGGGGCACGGCAAGTGA
- the cofC gene encoding 2-phospho-L-lactate guanylyltransferase, with protein MQWIMVVPLKALARAKSRLSDTAADGLRPGLALAFAQDTVAAALACPEVADVAVVTGDAVAGRELAALGARIVPDEPGGGLNAALRHAEAVVRIANPHTPLAAMNADLPALRPLELARVLMAAAEFPRAFLADAAGIGTTLLGASPGHELLPAFGTDSRARHRASGAAELLLTAVDSVRQDVDTGADLRAALALGVGPRTATAAQRLKAA; from the coding sequence GTGCAATGGATCATGGTCGTACCCCTCAAAGCCCTTGCGCGGGCGAAGAGCAGGCTCTCGGACACGGCGGCCGACGGTCTGCGCCCCGGGCTCGCCCTCGCCTTCGCGCAGGACACGGTGGCCGCGGCGCTGGCCTGCCCGGAAGTCGCGGATGTGGCCGTAGTCACGGGCGACGCCGTTGCCGGACGCGAATTGGCCGCCCTGGGTGCCCGGATCGTCCCGGACGAGCCCGGAGGCGGCCTGAACGCGGCCCTGCGGCACGCGGAGGCCGTCGTACGCATCGCGAACCCGCACACACCGCTGGCCGCCATGAACGCGGATCTGCCCGCGCTGCGCCCTCTCGAATTGGCCCGGGTACTCATGGCCGCCGCCGAATTCCCCCGGGCTTTCCTCGCGGACGCCGCCGGAATCGGTACCACTCTCCTGGGTGCGTCCCCGGGTCACGAATTGCTTCCCGCTTTCGGAACGGATTCCCGCGCGCGCCATCGCGCCTCGGGCGCCGCGGAACTCCTGCTGACCGCGGTGGATTCCGTACGCCAGGACGTGGACACGGGCGCGGACCTGCGAGCGGCATTGGCCCTGGGCGTCGGCCCCCGCACGGCAACAGCAGCCCAACGCCTCAAAGCAGCCTGA
- a CDS encoding HU family DNA-binding protein yields the protein MNKAQLVEAIADKVGGRQQAADAVDAVLDAVVRAVVGGDRVSVTGFGSFEKVDRPARYARNPQTGERVRVKKTSVPRFRAGQGFKDLVSGSKKLPKNDVAVKKAPKGSLSGGASATVKKAAAKKATTARKATGAAKKTTAAATTRKATAAKKTSSAAAKKTTAAAKKTTAKKTSAAAKKTTAAAKKTTAKKAAAKKAPAKKAAAKKAPAKKSAARTTTAKKATARR from the coding sequence GTGAACAAGGCGCAGCTCGTAGAAGCGATTGCCGACAAGGTCGGCGGGCGTCAGCAGGCCGCTGACGCGGTCGACGCCGTACTGGACGCCGTGGTGCGTGCAGTTGTCGGCGGGGACCGGGTCTCGGTCACCGGCTTCGGTTCCTTCGAGAAGGTGGACCGTCCGGCCCGTTACGCCCGCAACCCGCAGACCGGAGAGCGGGTTCGGGTCAAGAAGACCTCCGTGCCCCGTTTCCGCGCGGGCCAGGGCTTCAAGGACCTGGTGAGCGGCTCGAAGAAGCTCCCCAAGAACGACGTCGCGGTCAAGAAGGCGCCCAAGGGCAGCCTGAGCGGTGGCGCTTCCGCCACGGTCAAGAAGGCCGCGGCCAAGAAGGCCACCACCGCCAGGAAGGCGACGGGGGCCGCGAAGAAGACCACGGCCGCGGCGACGACCCGCAAGGCGACCGCGGCGAAGAAGACGTCGTCCGCAGCTGCGAAGAAGACCACCGCGGCCGCCAAGAAGACGACCGCCAAGAAGACCTCGGCGGCCGCGAAGAAGACCACGGCGGCGGCGAAGAAGACCACCGCGAAGAAGGCGGCGGCGAAGAAGGCCCCCGCGAAGAAGGCCGCGGCCAAGAAGGCGCCGGCCAAGAAGTCGGCGGCCCGTACGACCACCGCCAAGAAGGCCACCGCCCGCAGGTAG
- a CDS encoding SCO5555 family protein yields MEHDGQLDLYAAVASQLKEAHTSVRALQVPEGVRMALTRKLLVITAVAKHDLADATRRLERFTTDLDEGRIPEEER; encoded by the coding sequence ATGGAACACGACGGCCAACTCGACCTCTATGCGGCAGTCGCGTCCCAACTCAAGGAAGCGCACACATCGGTGCGCGCACTGCAAGTCCCGGAGGGCGTACGGATGGCGCTGACCCGGAAGCTGCTGGTCATTACGGCCGTGGCCAAACACGATCTCGCCGATGCGACAAGGCGTCTGGAGCGGTTCACGACGGACCTCGACGAGGGCCGAATCCCCGAAGAGGAACGCTGA
- the leuD gene encoding 3-isopropylmalate dehydratase small subunit: MEAFTKHTGRAVPLRRSNVDTDQIIPAHWLKKVTRDGFEDGLFEAWRKDASFVLNRPERAGATVLVAGPDFGTGSSREHAVWALQNYGFKAVVSSRFADIFRGNSLKNGLLTVVLEQKIVDALWELTEKDPEAEITVDLEAREVRAEGITAAFDLDENARWRLLNGLDDISITLQNEADISTYEAKRPSYKPRTVQV, encoded by the coding sequence ATGGAAGCATTCACCAAGCACACCGGCCGGGCGGTCCCGCTGCGCCGCAGCAACGTGGACACCGACCAGATCATCCCCGCCCACTGGCTCAAGAAGGTGACCAGGGACGGCTTCGAGGACGGGCTCTTCGAGGCCTGGCGCAAGGACGCGTCCTTCGTCCTCAACCGGCCCGAGCGCGCGGGCGCCACGGTCCTGGTCGCCGGTCCCGACTTCGGCACCGGCTCCTCGCGCGAGCACGCCGTCTGGGCCCTGCAGAACTACGGCTTCAAGGCGGTCGTCTCCTCGCGCTTCGCGGACATCTTCCGCGGCAACTCTCTGAAGAACGGCCTGCTCACAGTGGTTCTGGAGCAGAAGATCGTGGACGCGCTCTGGGAGCTCACCGAGAAGGACCCCGAGGCCGAGATCACGGTCGACCTGGAGGCCCGTGAGGTGCGCGCCGAGGGCATCACGGCCGCCTTCGACCTCGACGAGAACGCCCGCTGGCGGCTGCTGAACGGGCTGGACGACATCTCCATCACCCTCCAGAACGAGGCGGACATCTCCACGTACGAGGCCAAGCGGCCCTCCTACAAGCCGCGGACCGTTCAGGTCTGA
- the leuC gene encoding 3-isopropylmalate dehydratase large subunit, whose protein sequence is MGRTLAEKVWDDHVVRRAEGEPDLLFIDLHLLHEVTSPQAFDGLRQAGRPVRRLDLTIATEDHNTPTLDIDKPIADPVSRAQLETLRKNCADFGVRLHSLGDVEQGVVHVVGPQLGLTQPGTTVVCGDSHTSTHGAFGALAFGIGTSQVEHVLATQTLPLARPKTMAITVDGELPEDVTAKDLILAIITKIGTGGGQGYILEYRGSAIEKLSMEARMTICNMSIEAGARAGMIAPDETTFAYIEGRAHAPQGEDWDAAVAYWKTLKSDDDAEFDAEVVIDAASLAPFVTWGTNPGQGAPLSAAVPDPASYEDASERYAAEKALEYMGLTAGQPLRDIKVDTVFVGSCTNGRIEDLRAAAEIVGGRKVADGVRMLVVPGSARVGLQAVSEGLDLVFKEAGAEWRHAGCSMCLGMNPDQLAPGERSASTSNRNFEGRQGKGGRTHLVSPQVAAATAVLGHLASPADLSDADVRTPAGV, encoded by the coding sequence ATGGGTAGGACACTCGCGGAGAAGGTCTGGGACGACCACGTCGTCCGGCGCGCGGAGGGCGAGCCCGACCTTCTCTTCATCGATCTGCACCTGCTGCACGAGGTGACCAGCCCCCAGGCCTTCGACGGCCTCCGTCAGGCGGGGCGCCCCGTGCGCCGTCTCGACCTCACCATCGCGACCGAGGACCACAACACCCCCACCCTCGACATCGACAAGCCCATCGCGGACCCGGTCTCCCGGGCCCAGCTGGAGACGCTGCGCAAGAACTGCGCCGACTTCGGCGTGCGCCTGCACTCGCTGGGCGACGTCGAGCAGGGTGTCGTCCACGTCGTCGGCCCGCAGCTGGGCCTGACCCAGCCCGGGACCACGGTCGTGTGCGGCGACTCCCACACCTCCACGCACGGCGCGTTCGGCGCGCTGGCGTTCGGCATCGGCACCTCCCAGGTCGAGCACGTGCTCGCCACCCAGACGCTGCCGCTGGCCCGCCCCAAGACCATGGCCATCACGGTCGACGGCGAACTCCCCGAGGACGTCACGGCCAAGGACCTGATCCTGGCGATCATCACCAAGATCGGTACGGGTGGCGGCCAGGGCTACATCCTGGAATACCGCGGCTCCGCCATCGAGAAACTCTCGATGGAGGCCCGCATGACCATCTGCAACATGTCGATCGAGGCCGGCGCCCGCGCGGGCATGATCGCCCCCGACGAGACCACCTTCGCGTACATCGAGGGCCGCGCCCACGCCCCCCAGGGCGAGGACTGGGACGCCGCCGTCGCGTACTGGAAGACCCTGAAGTCGGACGACGACGCGGAATTCGACGCGGAGGTCGTCATCGACGCCGCCTCCCTCGCGCCGTTCGTCACCTGGGGCACCAACCCCGGCCAGGGAGCACCGCTTTCGGCCGCCGTCCCCGATCCTGCTTCGTACGAAGACGCTTCGGAGCGGTACGCCGCCGAAAAGGCCCTGGAGTACATGGGGTTGACCGCCGGGCAGCCGCTGCGGGACATCAAGGTCGACACCGTCTTCGTAGGTTCGTGCACCAACGGCCGCATCGAGGACCTGCGCGCCGCCGCGGAGATCGTGGGAGGCCGCAAAGTCGCCGACGGCGTACGCATGCTGGTCGTCCCCGGCTCCGCGCGCGTCGGTCTGCAGGCCGTCTCCGAGGGCCTCGACCTGGTCTTCAAGGAGGCCGGCGCCGAATGGCGGCACGCGGGCTGCTCGATGTGTCTGGGCATGAACCCCGACCAGCTGGCCCCCGGCGAGCGCTCCGCGTCCACCTCCAACCGCAACTTCGAGGGCAGGCAGGGCAAGGGCGGCCGTACGCACCTGGTGTCGCCGCAGGTCGCCGCCGCCACGGCCGTACTGGGCCATCTGGCGTCCCCCGCCGACCTGTCCGACGCCGACGTCCGTACGCCCGCTGGAGTCTGA
- the ndgR gene encoding IclR family transcriptional regulator NdgR, with protein MDNSSGVGVLDKAALVLSALESGPATLAGLVAATGLARPTAHRLAVALEHHRMVARDMQGRFILGPRLAELAAAAGEDRLLATAGPVLTHLRDITGESAQLYRRQGDMRICVAAAERLSGLRDTVPVGSTLTMKAGSSAQILMAWEEPERLHRGLQGARFTATALSGVRRRGWAQSIGEREPGVASVSAPVRGPSNRVVAAVSVSGPIERLTRHPGRMHAQAIIDAAARLSEALRRTS; from the coding sequence ATGGACAACAGTAGCGGCGTCGGCGTTCTGGACAAGGCAGCCCTTGTCCTGAGCGCACTGGAGTCCGGTCCGGCCACCCTCGCGGGACTGGTCGCGGCGACCGGACTGGCACGGCCCACGGCACATCGCCTCGCCGTGGCACTTGAACACCACCGGATGGTGGCGCGCGACATGCAGGGCCGTTTCATTCTCGGCCCCCGGCTGGCCGAGCTGGCCGCGGCCGCGGGCGAGGACCGCCTCCTCGCGACGGCGGGCCCGGTGCTCACGCATCTGCGCGACATCACGGGCGAGAGCGCCCAGCTCTACCGCCGCCAGGGCGACATGCGCATCTGCGTCGCCGCGGCGGAGCGCCTGTCGGGTCTGCGGGACACGGTCCCGGTGGGCTCGACGCTCACGATGAAAGCCGGTTCCTCGGCCCAGATCCTGATGGCCTGGGAGGAGCCGGAGCGTCTGCACCGCGGCCTCCAGGGCGCCCGCTTCACGGCGACGGCCCTGTCGGGCGTACGGCGCCGGGGCTGGGCCCAGTCGATCGGCGAGCGGGAGCCGGGCGTCGCGTCCGTCTCCGCGCCGGTGCGCGGGCCCTCGAACCGCGTGGTCGCCGCCGTCTCGGTGTCGGGCCCGATCGAGCGGCTGACGCGCCACCCGGGCCGGATGCACGCCCAGGCGATCATCGACGCGGCCGCGCGCCTGTCGGAGGCCCTGCGCCGCACCAGCTGA
- a CDS encoding HAD family hydrolase translates to MTIRAVLWDVDDTIFDYTTADRAGMRGHLTAEGLLGGFASVEQALDRWRELTDEQWARFAAGEVDWEGGRRDRVRAFLDRPLSDTEAEDWFGRYLGHYEGAWALFPDVLPVLDLLAGSHRHAVLSNSSLRVQDHKLRVLGVRDRFESVLCAAELGVSKPAAEAFHTACEALDLPPHQVAYVGDHPEIDGRGAADAGLFSVWIDRTGMSTVTPPAPDAVPGPPADRLSHPRRIVSLAELPAILRPDTRFGAPSTFR, encoded by the coding sequence ATGACGATCCGAGCGGTGCTGTGGGACGTGGACGACACGATCTTCGACTACACCACGGCCGACCGGGCCGGTATGCGCGGGCATCTGACCGCCGAGGGACTGCTCGGCGGATTCGCTTCCGTGGAGCAGGCCCTGGACCGCTGGCGCGAGCTCACCGACGAGCAGTGGGCGCGGTTCGCGGCGGGCGAGGTGGACTGGGAGGGCGGGCGCCGGGACCGGGTGCGGGCCTTCCTGGACCGGCCCCTGAGCGACACGGAGGCGGAGGACTGGTTCGGCCGTTATCTGGGTCACTACGAAGGGGCCTGGGCGCTGTTCCCGGACGTCCTGCCCGTCCTCGACCTGCTGGCGGGCAGCCACCGCCACGCGGTGCTCTCCAACTCCAGCCTGCGTGTCCAGGACCACAAACTGCGCGTCCTCGGCGTACGGGACCGCTTCGAATCGGTGCTGTGCGCGGCCGAACTGGGCGTCTCCAAACCCGCGGCGGAGGCGTTCCACACGGCCTGCGAGGCCCTGGACCTGCCACCGCACCAGGTCGCCTACGTCGGGGACCATCCGGAGATCGACGGGCGGGGCGCAGCCGACGCCGGCCTGTTCTCCGTCTGGATCGACCGCACGGGCATGAGCACGGTCACACCCCCCGCTCCGGACGCCGTACCGGGCCCGCCCGCGGATCGGCTCTCCCACCCGCGCCGCATCGTCTCGCTGGCCGAACTCCCCGCGATCCTCCGGCCCGATACCCGTTTTGGAGCGCCGTCCACCTTCAGGTAA